From Catharus ustulatus isolate bCatUst1 chromosome 6, bCatUst1.pri.v2, whole genome shotgun sequence, a single genomic window includes:
- the SYT12 gene encoding synaptotagmin-12 isoform X2, giving the protein MDTGHVSRSRFSVASSPPRWEIGLYAAGALALLGIAAINLWKLWRSGSYPAPSPFPNYDYRYLEQKYGAACPDIRNKRGLALGSQRAPGRSSSSRKSSLRAEDTLESIQELGSLELMGRDLGLAHYGPLRKSISADSLNSISSIGNNFGQDFTVGQVEVSMEYDGRAAALHVTLLQGKDLLEKEDARFESCFMRVSLLPAEQIVGISRIQRSSYSVAFDERFSVPLDPAALEENSLRFSVFGIDEDERSVSTGVAELKLSDLDLATRPFNAWLYLQDTNKAVDTVGEILLSLSYLPTAERLTVVVVKAKNLVWSNGKVTADPFVKVYLLQDGRKISKKKTAVKRGDTNPVFNEAMIFSVPAIVLQELSLRVTVAESGEDGRGDNTGHVLIGPAASGMGTTHWNQMLATLRKPVSMWHPLRRN; this is encoded by the exons ATGGACACTGGTCACGTAAGCAGATCCCGCTTCAGTG TGGCCTCCAGCCCGCCGCGGTGGGAGATCGGGCTCTACGCCGCCGGCGCCTTGGCGCTGCTGGGAATCGCAGCCATCAACCTGTGGAAGCTCTGGCGCTCCGGGAGCTACCCGGCCCCTTCCCCCTTCCCGAATTATGACTATCGGTACCTGGAGCAGAAGTACGGAGCGGCGTGCCCGGACATCAGGAACAAG cgagggctggccctgggctcACAGCGGGCGCCAGGTCGGAGCTCTTCGTCCCGCAAGAGCAGCCTGAGGGCAGAGGACACCTTGGAGAGcatccaggagctgggcagcctGGAGCTGATGGGCAGAGACCTGGGCCTGGCCCACTACGGCCCCCTGCGGAAATCCATCTCGGCCGACTCCCTCAACTCCATCTCGTCCATCGGGAACAACTTCGGGCAGGATTTCACGGTGGGGCAGGTGGAGGTGTCCATGGAGTACGACGGGAGGGCGGCCGCCCTGCATGTGACGCTGCTGCAGGGCAAGGAcctgctggagaaggaggaTGCGCGCTTCGAGTCCTGCTTCATGCGGGTCAGCCTCCTCCCGGCCGAGCAGATCGTCGGCATCTCCCGG ATCCAGAGGAGCTCCTACTCGGTGGCATTTGACGAGCGCTTCTCGGTGCCGCTGGATCCGGCGGCGCTGGAGGAGAACAGCCTGCGCTTCTCTGTCTTTGGCATCGACGAGGACGAGCGCAGCGTCAGCACCGGCGTGGCCGAGCTCAAACTCTCCGACCTGGACCTGGCCACGCGTCCCTTCAACGCCTGGCTCTACCTGCAGGACACCAACAAG GCTGTGGACACGGTGGGGGAGAtcctgctctccctgagctACCTGCCCACGGCCGAGCGGCTCACAGTGGTGGTGGTCAAAGCCAAGAACCTCGTGTGGAGCAATGGGAAGGTGACTGCAG ATCCCTTCGTCAAGGTGtacctgctgcaggatgggaggAAGATCAGCAAGAAGAAGACAGCAGTGAAGAGGGGAGACACCAACCCTGTGTTCAACGAGGCCATGATCTTCTCCGTGCCGGCCATCGTGCTCCAg gagctgtccctgcgCGTGACGGTGGCCGAGAGCGGCGAGGACGGGCGCGGTGACAACACGGGCCACGTGCTGATCGGGCCGGCGGCCAGCGGGATGGGCACCACGCACTGGAACCAGATGCTGGCCACGCTCCGCAAGCCCGTCTCCATGTGGCACCCGCTCCGCAGGAATTAG
- the SYT12 gene encoding synaptotagmin-12 isoform X1, which translates to MEHPCWKITRHSIFEFFPFTLTLCLAHSRLSRSQGAFAMDTGHVSRSRFSVASSPPRWEIGLYAAGALALLGIAAINLWKLWRSGSYPAPSPFPNYDYRYLEQKYGAACPDIRNKRGLALGSQRAPGRSSSSRKSSLRAEDTLESIQELGSLELMGRDLGLAHYGPLRKSISADSLNSISSIGNNFGQDFTVGQVEVSMEYDGRAAALHVTLLQGKDLLEKEDARFESCFMRVSLLPAEQIVGISRIQRSSYSVAFDERFSVPLDPAALEENSLRFSVFGIDEDERSVSTGVAELKLSDLDLATRPFNAWLYLQDTNKAVDTVGEILLSLSYLPTAERLTVVVVKAKNLVWSNGKVTADPFVKVYLLQDGRKISKKKTAVKRGDTNPVFNEAMIFSVPAIVLQELSLRVTVAESGEDGRGDNTGHVLIGPAASGMGTTHWNQMLATLRKPVSMWHPLRRN; encoded by the exons atggagcatccctgctggaAAATCACAAGGCATTCAATTTTTGAGTTCTTCCCCTTCACCCTAACGCTGTGTCTCGCGCATTCCAGGCTGTCCCGCTCGCAGGGAGCGTTTGCCATGGACACTGGTCACGTAAGCAGATCCCGCTTCAGTG TGGCCTCCAGCCCGCCGCGGTGGGAGATCGGGCTCTACGCCGCCGGCGCCTTGGCGCTGCTGGGAATCGCAGCCATCAACCTGTGGAAGCTCTGGCGCTCCGGGAGCTACCCGGCCCCTTCCCCCTTCCCGAATTATGACTATCGGTACCTGGAGCAGAAGTACGGAGCGGCGTGCCCGGACATCAGGAACAAG cgagggctggccctgggctcACAGCGGGCGCCAGGTCGGAGCTCTTCGTCCCGCAAGAGCAGCCTGAGGGCAGAGGACACCTTGGAGAGcatccaggagctgggcagcctGGAGCTGATGGGCAGAGACCTGGGCCTGGCCCACTACGGCCCCCTGCGGAAATCCATCTCGGCCGACTCCCTCAACTCCATCTCGTCCATCGGGAACAACTTCGGGCAGGATTTCACGGTGGGGCAGGTGGAGGTGTCCATGGAGTACGACGGGAGGGCGGCCGCCCTGCATGTGACGCTGCTGCAGGGCAAGGAcctgctggagaaggaggaTGCGCGCTTCGAGTCCTGCTTCATGCGGGTCAGCCTCCTCCCGGCCGAGCAGATCGTCGGCATCTCCCGG ATCCAGAGGAGCTCCTACTCGGTGGCATTTGACGAGCGCTTCTCGGTGCCGCTGGATCCGGCGGCGCTGGAGGAGAACAGCCTGCGCTTCTCTGTCTTTGGCATCGACGAGGACGAGCGCAGCGTCAGCACCGGCGTGGCCGAGCTCAAACTCTCCGACCTGGACCTGGCCACGCGTCCCTTCAACGCCTGGCTCTACCTGCAGGACACCAACAAG GCTGTGGACACGGTGGGGGAGAtcctgctctccctgagctACCTGCCCACGGCCGAGCGGCTCACAGTGGTGGTGGTCAAAGCCAAGAACCTCGTGTGGAGCAATGGGAAGGTGACTGCAG ATCCCTTCGTCAAGGTGtacctgctgcaggatgggaggAAGATCAGCAAGAAGAAGACAGCAGTGAAGAGGGGAGACACCAACCCTGTGTTCAACGAGGCCATGATCTTCTCCGTGCCGGCCATCGTGCTCCAg gagctgtccctgcgCGTGACGGTGGCCGAGAGCGGCGAGGACGGGCGCGGTGACAACACGGGCCACGTGCTGATCGGGCCGGCGGCCAGCGGGATGGGCACCACGCACTGGAACCAGATGCTGGCCACGCTCCGCAAGCCCGTCTCCATGTGGCACCCGCTCCGCAGGAATTAG
- the PTDSS2 gene encoding phosphatidylserine synthase 2 isoform X2, with protein MENGRAHTLTVLFILTCALGYVTLLEETPQDTAYNTKRGIVASILVFLCFGVTQAKDGPFSRPHPAYWRFWLCVSVVYELFLIFILFQTVQDGRKFMKYIDPHLGVPLPERDYGGNCLIYDPGNGTDPFHNIWDKLDGFVPAHFFGWYLKTLMIRDWWMCMIISVMFEFLEYSLEHQLPNFSECWWDHWIMDVILCNGLGIYCGMKTLSWLSLKTYKWQGLWNIPTYKGKMKRIVFQFTPYSWVKFEWKPASSLRRWLAVCGIIFVFLLAELNTFYLKFVLWMPPEHYLVLLRLVFFVNVGGVAMREIYDFMDDPKFHKKLGQQAWLVAAITATEFLIVVKYDPYTLTLSLPFYITQCWILGIILVLTWTAWRFFIRDITLRYKEIRRQKQEHRHEKDKCLSNGDGHSALLDEPNGNKLRERKL; from the exons aggaaTCGTCGCcagtattttggttttcttgtgttttggggTGACACAAGCTAAAGATGGACCATTCTCAAGGCCTCACCCAG CTTACTGGAGGTTTTGGCTGTGTGTCAGCGTGGTCTATGAgctcttcctcatcttcatcctcttccAG ACTGTGCAGGATGGGAGGAAGTTCATGAAGTACATTGACCCCCATTTAGGGGTTCCTCTGCCAGAAAGAGACTACGGGGGCAACTGTCTGATTTATGACCCTGGCAATGGAACTGATCCCTTCCACAACATCTGG GACAAGCTGGACGGATTTGTTCCTGCTCACTTTTTTGGGTGGTACCTGAAG aCTCTGATGATTCGGGACTGGTGGATGTGCATGATCATCAGTGTCATGTTTGAGTTCCTGGAGTACAGCCTGGAGCACCAGCTCCCAAACTTCAGTGAATGCTGGTGGGATCAC TGGATAATGGATGTGATCTTATGTAACGGGTTAGGAATTTACTGCGGGATGAAGACCCTGTCCTGGCTTTCCTTGAAAACCTACAAGTGGCAAGGACTCTGGAACATTCCAACCTACAA aggCAAGATGAAGAGGATCGTGTTCCAGTTCACCCCTTACAGCTGGGTGAAGTTTGAGTGGAAGCCAGCCTCCAGCCTGCGCAGGTGGCTTGCGGTCTGTGGCATCATCTTCGTG TTTTTATTGGCAGAGCTGAACACGTTTTACCTGAAGTTTGTGCTGTGGATGCCCCCTGAACACTACTTGGTGCTGCTACGCCTCGTGTTTTTCGTCAACGTGGGAGGAGTGGCCATGAGGGAGATCTACGACTTCATGGACGACCC GAAGTTCCACAAGAAGCTGGGCCAGCAGGCCTGGCTGGTTGCTGCTATTACTGCCACGGAGTTCCTGATCGTCGTCAAGTACGATCCCTACACGCTcaccctctccctgcccttctaCATCACCCAGTGCTGGATCCTGGGGATTATCCTTGTGCTCACCTGGACAGCCTGGCGCTTCTTCATTCG GGACATCACCCTGCGGTACAAGGAGATCCGACGGCAGaagcaggagcacaggcacGAGAAGGACAAATGCCTGAGCAACGGGGATGGACACTCAGCCCTGCTGGATGAACCCAATGGGAACAAACTCCGGGAGAGGAAGCTCTGA